From a single Pasteurella atlantica genomic region:
- the rlmH gene encoding 23S rRNA (pseudouridine(1915)-N(3))-methyltransferase RlmH encodes MRIQLVAVGTKMPKWVTTGFEEYQRRFPKDMPFELVEIPAGKRGKNADIKRILEQEGYAMLNACGRNRIVTLDIPGKPWTTGQLAQQLEIWKNDGRDVSLLVGGPEGLSPECKQRAEQSWSLSPLTLPHPLVRVVVAESLYRAWSLTTNHPYHRE; translated from the coding sequence ATGAGAATTCAGTTAGTTGCAGTTGGTACGAAAATGCCAAAATGGGTAACAACTGGATTTGAAGAGTATCAACGTCGTTTTCCTAAGGATATGCCTTTTGAATTGGTAGAAATTCCTGCGGGAAAACGAGGTAAAAATGCGGATATTAAACGTATTTTAGAGCAAGAGGGTTATGCGATGTTAAACGCCTGTGGGCGTAATCGCATTGTTACCTTAGATATTCCGGGTAAGCCTTGGACAACTGGGCAGTTAGCTCAGCAATTAGAAATATGGAAAAATGATGGACGAGATGTGAGCTTACTTGTCGGTGGTCCTGAAGGTTTGTCGCCTGAATGTAAACAACGAGCAGAACAAAGTTGGTCACTTTCGCCATTAACTTTGCCTCATCCCCTTGTGAGAGTGGTTGTGGCAGAGAGCTTGTATCGTGCGTGGTCATTAACTACTAATCATCCTTATCATAGAGAATAA
- the rsfS gene encoding ribosome silencing factor — MEINLVEFLKNTLADLKAENIQAINVKGNSSITDTMIVCTGTSSRHVASMADNLTEESKKAGIEVFASEGKVTADWIAVDFGQAIVHILQQDSRELYQLEKLWHR, encoded by the coding sequence GTGGAAATCAATTTAGTTGAATTTTTAAAGAACACTTTGGCTGATTTAAAAGCTGAAAATATACAAGCTATTAATGTAAAAGGCAATTCGAGTATTACTGATACAATGATTGTATGTACAGGAACATCAAGCCGTCACGTAGCCTCAATGGCAGATAATTTAACCGAAGAAAGTAAAAAAGCGGGTATTGAAGTCTTTGCCTCTGAAGGGAAAGTGACAGCAGATTGGATAGCGGTAGATTTTGGGCAAGCAATAGTACATATTTTGCAACAAGATAGCCGTGAATTGTATCAATTAGAGAAATTGTGGCATAGATGA